The proteins below come from a single Miscanthus floridulus cultivar M001 chromosome 1, ASM1932011v1, whole genome shotgun sequence genomic window:
- the LOC136464855 gene encoding uncharacterized protein, with product MAAYCREVRQLEDKFNGLKLNHIPRHLNEAADALAKTASGQELVPTGVFASDQQKPSVRYEEPELAGVGPPTLALRADRPVAPSDPEVMELEEDSAIEPDPLAVRRCR from the coding sequence ATGGCTGCATATTGCCGAGAAGTCCgccagttggaggacaagttcaacggtctcaagctcaatcacatcccgaggcatctcaatgaggcagCCGACGCACTGGCAAAGACGGCGTCTGGCCAAGAGCTGGTGCCAACGGGTGTCTTCGCTAGCGATCAGCAGAAGCCCTcggtccgctatgaggagccagaacTAGCTGGTGTTGGGCCGCCCACCCTGGCCTTAAGGGCTGACCGGCCGGTGGCTCCATCTgaccccgaagtcatggagcttgaggaggattcagcgatagagcccgaccctctggccgTGAGGCGCTGCCGATAG